The following is a genomic window from Elaeis guineensis isolate ETL-2024a chromosome 10, EG11, whole genome shotgun sequence.
TCAGCTTTCCCTTGGCCTTCAAAGCAACCTTCAAGAGGGATTCATCGGTGAGCCTCCGCTCGAGGGCGGCTCGACGGCGCTGTGCTGCCAGAAAAGCCCGTCGCCAGTGATCGCATCCTTGAACAGCCTGCACACCTTCTAGAACGTCAAAAGCTCCGGCAACCGGACGTATCCCAGCACCAAGAAAAGGCCCCGTGAGGACCCATCTGGGTGGCGCCAGCAGCATCGCC
Proteins encoded in this region:
- the LOC105053336 gene encoding uncharacterized protein isoform X4; this translates as MEHSFQLRTTPTLPSLLPLPHRIQEAPPAMLLAPPRWVLTGPFLGAGIRPVAGAFDVLEGVQAVQGCDHWRRAFLAAQRRRAALERRLTDESLLKVALKAKGKLKSLSPLDCWKITDAGLQQVADRNPGITKSAWRS